In a single window of the bacterium genome:
- a CDS encoding ankyrin repeat domain-containing protein: MKTTPLQKNSNYGTAIIASACLILLCPLTGHANSDNEQIWTAAIYGDLKTLAALVKLDAKMVAAQDRYGMLPLHYAAEAGQLDTVKFLLANGADIMARDNRGWTALHHAVDNKQAEVMELLIVHGATVDAQNTMRWTPLHLAVFKKDKTMVLALIKRGADVYSKTSRELTPYNLAVDSGKRDIVDHLVAAMGDRLHQAQTPMLAITAPNRGTSL, encoded by the coding sequence ATGAAAACGACCCCACTGCAGAAGAACTCGAATTACGGAACCGCCATCATCGCTTCAGCCTGTCTCATCCTGTTGTGCCCCTTGACGGGACACGCAAACAGCGACAACGAACAAATATGGACGGCCGCTATTTACGGCGATCTGAAGACACTGGCCGCGTTAGTGAAATTGGACGCCAAGATGGTCGCCGCCCAAGACCGCTATGGAATGCTCCCCCTGCATTATGCGGCTGAGGCGGGACAACTCGATACTGTTAAATTCCTGCTCGCGAATGGCGCCGATATTATGGCACGCGACAACCGTGGCTGGACGGCGTTGCATCACGCCGTGGACAACAAACAAGCCGAGGTGATGGAGTTGCTGATCGTGCACGGAGCGACAGTGGATGCTCAAAACACCATGCGGTGGACTCCACTCCACCTGGCGGTGTTTAAAAAGGACAAGACCATGGTTCTCGCCCTGATCAAGCGCGGGGCGGACGTATATTCGAAAACCAGCCGTGAACTCACTCCTTATAACCTGGCCGTTGACAGCGGAAAGCGGGACATCGTGGATCACCTTGTTGCCGCCATGGGTGACAGGCTCCATCAAGCACAAACGCCGATGCTCGCCATTACCGCCCCGAACCGGGGCACCTCACTATAG
- a CDS encoding ankyrin repeat domain-containing protein → MNTTLHLKHQNPVTALIAVACLILSNPLPVRANGAEQLWTLAEAGDLQSLTSLVGSNATLVSAHDGYGKSALHYAAEAGQVEIVKFLLTHGADIMARDNRLWTPLHHAVNKDHAELAALLVAGGAEVDAPNAMNYSPLQLAARSENEPMTLALNKARAERLARPRPTRQLPASGLVASIGHPAHPVVSLSSTPQAHPSVLALNNDLQAKQMLALSLK, encoded by the coding sequence GTGAATACTACACTACACCTGAAACACCAGAACCCCGTCACCGCCCTCATCGCCGTAGCCTGCCTCATTCTATCGAATCCCCTGCCGGTCCGCGCGAACGGTGCCGAGCAACTCTGGACTCTTGCCGAGGCAGGCGATTTACAGTCGCTGACCTCGCTTGTGGGGTCGAACGCGACGTTGGTTTCCGCACATGACGGCTACGGGAAATCCGCCCTGCACTACGCGGCAGAGGCGGGTCAGGTCGAGATCGTGAAATTCCTGCTGACCCATGGCGCCGATATCATGGCGCGGGACAATCGTCTGTGGACGCCTCTGCATCACGCGGTCAACAAAGACCACGCTGAACTAGCGGCGTTGCTGGTCGCGGGTGGCGCCGAGGTGGATGCGCCCAACGCCATGAATTACTCACCCCTTCAACTAGCCGCCCGCAGCGAGAACGAACCCATGACGCTCGCCCTGAACAAAGCCCGCGCGGAGCGGCTTGCAAGGCCACGGCCCACCCGTCAACTCCCTGCATCCGGCCTGGTGGCAAGCATCGGTCATCCCGCTCATCCGGTTGTCTCCTTGAGTAGCACACCCCAAGCTCACCCTTCGGTGTTGGCCCTTAATAATGACCTTCAAGCAAAACAGATGCTTGCCCTTTCACTGAAATGA
- a CDS encoding response regulator, with protein MKTPKRKILLIDNDVILSNIVSYGLGMVGYETRVENISSHSLLAVRAFMPDLILLDLVMPGMDGVAVTQQLREQEDICRIPIIYFTSMLSTEEAARLSEQGERFLCKPASIDMLRQYIETFFGSWPPLRGE; from the coding sequence ATGAAGACGCCAAAGAGAAAAATACTGTTGATTGATAACGATGTGATTCTCTCAAATATCGTGAGTTATGGTCTCGGGATGGTCGGATATGAGACAAGGGTGGAAAATATCTCAAGCCACTCACTGCTGGCCGTGCGCGCCTTCATGCCCGATCTGATACTGCTTGATTTGGTCATGCCGGGCATGGATGGAGTCGCCGTGACGCAACAGCTGAGAGAGCAGGAGGACATCTGCAGGATTCCCATCATCTATTTCACCTCCATGTTGAGCACGGAAGAGGCGGCTCGTTTGTCGGAACAGGGAGAGCGGTTCCTGTGCAAACCCGCGAGCATCGACATGCTGAGGCAATACATTGAAACATTCTTCGGTTCGTGGCCTCCCCTACGGGGTGAGTAA
- a CDS encoding sigma-54 dependent transcriptional regulator, with amino-acid sequence MTSPHQVSSRCLSVSVFDDEACFCDLIKGFLSAAGCSVQCFTDAKKGLASFQDKPTDIVITDINMPGGLDGLALLKVLKEQSPLIEVILMTGSAGKNVAIQALRLGAFDFLEKPITREDLVATVKRTVRYRAIAQESEGLVERLSLMTRQESERWGIEAFVGKSAAIRKTLLDIRLLQRKPNTSVLITGESGTGKELVARAIHYGSDRSLQPFVAVNCAAVPPELADSMLFGHVRGAFTGAAADRKGCFETADRGTVFLDEIGDMPLLIQAKLLRVLEDKVVVPVGATQGLKINVRIVSATNASLESKIATGAFRSDLFYRLGTFPFILSPLREHAEDIPLLARHFALKLSSEMGLPCPDFKQETLNLLEKQFFPGNVRELKNRIERALIECAGKSITPEHLHFQEKPLAGESKRAEDGATASGSGEIPVNLRAAERLLARRVLTKTNGNVSAAAQQMGISRAKFYRLTLLTP; translated from the coding sequence ATGACCTCGCCTCACCAGGTCTCATCCCGGTGCTTATCCGTTTCGGTCTTTGACGACGAAGCCTGCTTTTGTGATTTGATCAAGGGCTTTCTGAGTGCAGCAGGGTGTTCGGTGCAGTGTTTCACAGATGCCAAAAAGGGTCTGGCCTCGTTCCAGGATAAGCCAACGGATATTGTCATCACCGATATTAACATGCCGGGGGGCCTTGATGGGTTAGCCCTCCTTAAGGTGCTCAAGGAACAGAGCCCGCTGATCGAGGTCATTCTGATGACCGGCAGTGCGGGCAAGAATGTGGCGATACAGGCCCTGCGGTTAGGGGCCTTTGATTTTCTCGAAAAACCGATCACCCGGGAAGACCTGGTGGCGACGGTGAAACGGACTGTTCGCTACCGGGCCATTGCCCAGGAGTCGGAAGGCTTGGTTGAACGGCTATCACTCATGACGCGGCAGGAGTCAGAGCGATGGGGCATTGAGGCGTTCGTGGGCAAGTCGGCGGCCATCCGGAAAACACTGCTCGATATCCGCCTGCTGCAGCGGAAGCCCAATACCTCAGTCCTGATCACCGGCGAGAGTGGCACCGGCAAAGAGTTGGTCGCGCGCGCAATCCATTACGGAAGTGACCGTTCCCTTCAGCCTTTTGTGGCGGTGAACTGTGCCGCTGTTCCCCCGGAACTCGCCGATTCCATGCTTTTCGGGCATGTTCGCGGGGCCTTTACCGGAGCGGCGGCGGATCGCAAGGGCTGTTTCGAGACGGCGGACAGAGGGACCGTCTTCCTGGATGAGATTGGCGACATGCCCTTGCTCATCCAGGCAAAATTGCTGCGTGTTCTTGAGGATAAAGTCGTCGTACCGGTTGGCGCGACCCAGGGCTTGAAAATAAATGTACGCATCGTGTCGGCCACCAACGCGTCCTTGGAATCCAAAATAGCGACCGGAGCCTTTCGGTCAGATCTCTTCTACCGACTGGGCACTTTTCCATTTATTCTGTCCCCGTTACGCGAACACGCTGAAGATATCCCGTTACTGGCCCGTCATTTTGCCCTGAAACTCTCCTCGGAAATGGGATTGCCTTGCCCCGATTTCAAGCAGGAGACGTTGAACCTCCTGGAGAAACAGTTTTTTCCCGGGAATGTGCGTGAATTGAAAAACAGGATTGAAAGGGCGCTGATTGAATGTGCCGGAAAAAGCATTACTCCTGAACACCTTCATTTCCAGGAAAAGCCTCTTGCCGGGGAATCCAAGCGTGCGGAGGACGGCGCGACGGCATCCGGCTCCGGTGAAATTCCCGTAAATTTGCGTGCGGCTGAGCGGCTACTGGCCCGGCGGGTCCTTACGAAAACCAACGGAAATGTTTCAGCGGCTGCGCAACAGATGGGCATCAGCCGCGCCAAATTCTACCGTCTGACGTTACTCACCCCGTAG
- a CDS encoding response regulator, which translates to MNSQTPSSSGERPVSHFAHVLVVDDEKSIRNSLHEFLVADGYKVEVAANAQEALRLLGDHDFDVVVSDIVLPGISGIELLQAIRATAPCVQVIMMTGVPTIATAAEALRSSAFDYLVKPVGKGAVLRAVGNAAKVKALDEGRQREQEAKERYQKELQEVVIRLTAANEQLSQAAAFREEVENIVRHDLKSPLSIIIGAPELIRMTSGKLTEEQSGWLENIESAGRRMLDMINRSLDLFKIEQGMYHLHLEPVDLLRIAQEVISHNTTLMSAKDLAVDVMVDDHFYAKTDVFVVQGEPLLCYSMLGNLLKNALEASPAGESVTFQFKNSEPMEVSLRNRGSVPESIRDRFFQKFSTAGKTHGTGLGTYSAGLIAGLLGARISVDTSVPDFTNVGICFPRHPGADSQERGA; encoded by the coding sequence ATGAACAGCCAGACTCCCTCCTCAAGCGGTGAACGTCCAGTCTCGCACTTTGCCCATGTCCTGGTGGTGGATGACGAGAAGAGCATTCGCAACAGTTTGCATGAGTTCCTGGTGGCCGATGGCTACAAGGTCGAAGTGGCCGCCAACGCGCAGGAGGCGCTGAGGCTTCTCGGAGACCACGACTTCGATGTTGTCGTCAGCGATATTGTTCTGCCGGGGATCAGCGGCATCGAACTCCTTCAGGCCATTCGCGCCACGGCCCCCTGTGTCCAGGTCATCATGATGACAGGAGTCCCCACCATCGCGACAGCCGCGGAAGCGTTACGTTCCAGCGCCTTTGACTACCTCGTCAAGCCTGTCGGCAAGGGCGCAGTCCTTCGCGCCGTCGGCAATGCGGCCAAGGTCAAGGCGTTGGACGAGGGACGTCAGCGCGAGCAGGAGGCCAAGGAACGGTATCAGAAGGAACTGCAGGAAGTTGTGATTCGCCTGACTGCGGCCAATGAACAGCTCAGCCAAGCCGCCGCCTTTCGCGAGGAGGTCGAGAACATCGTGCGCCACGACCTCAAGTCGCCCCTGAGCATCATCATTGGTGCGCCGGAACTGATCAGAATGACGTCCGGTAAACTGACGGAGGAGCAGAGCGGATGGCTCGAGAACATTGAGAGTGCGGGGCGCCGGATGTTGGATATGATCAACCGGTCTCTTGACCTTTTCAAGATTGAACAGGGAATGTACCACCTTCACCTGGAGCCGGTTGACCTCCTGCGCATTGCGCAAGAGGTCATTAGTCACAATACGACGCTCATGAGTGCCAAGGACCTTGCCGTTGACGTTATGGTGGATGATCATTTCTACGCAAAGACCGATGTGTTTGTGGTGCAGGGTGAGCCTTTGTTGTGCTACTCCATGCTCGGAAACCTCCTGAAGAACGCTCTGGAGGCTTCGCCAGCCGGCGAGTCGGTGACTTTTCAATTCAAAAACAGTGAGCCGATGGAGGTGAGTCTGCGAAACCGGGGATCCGTGCCGGAAAGCATCAGGGATCGCTTCTTCCAGAAGTTTTCGACTGCAGGGAAGACGCACGGCACTGGCCTTGGCACCTATTCTGCCGGGCTGATCGCCGGGTTGCTGGGCGCCCGAATTAGCGTGGATACCTCGGTTCCGGATTTCACAAACGTCGGCATATGTTTTCCCAGGCATCCCGGTGCGGACAGTCAGGAGCGTGGCGCATGA
- a CDS encoding PAS domain S-box protein encodes MTSLKAEFSERASRFAQLADHSRTFVWEVDADGLYTYASHMAENVLGYLPRELVGRMHFYDLHPENGRQAFKKAAFRIFEAKELFNNVENPMLAKDGRVVWFSTNGIPLLDDDGALRGYCGSDRDITAQHLAQEALKRQSALINSLLDSDPDIVFFKNTEGVYLGCNPAFVEFVGRTKNEIVGKTDYDLFDKQVADSFRENDLQMLAERKPRHNEEWVTYPDGRKALLDTLKTHYWGQNGELIGVLGISRDITERKQAEKERAQMQAQLIQAQKLESIGTLAAGVAHEINNPIMGIMGYAQLILDKLGPDSPVADYATEINRETERIATIVKNLLSFACLDTKSSSSASLPEIVETTLSLIRAVLRHDQITLEVDVPPDLPEIRCRPRQIQQVIMNLLTNARDALNQKYPGHDANKLITISAREVTRAGGQGRETASPRERWLRLTFEDHGPGIPKELRARIFEPFFTTKPRDKGTGLGLSVSYGIVKDHGGLLSVKSEVGQWTRVHMELPVAPEPTDMIRNEVAKAI; translated from the coding sequence ATGACATCGTTGAAGGCGGAGTTTTCCGAGCGCGCGAGTCGCTTTGCCCAACTCGCGGATCATAGCCGGACTTTCGTCTGGGAGGTTGATGCGGACGGGCTCTATACCTATGCCAGCCACATGGCCGAAAACGTTCTGGGCTACCTGCCCCGCGAACTGGTCGGCCGGATGCACTTTTACGACCTGCATCCCGAAAATGGACGGCAGGCATTCAAGAAAGCGGCCTTCCGGATTTTCGAGGCCAAGGAGTTGTTCAATAATGTGGAAAATCCGATGCTGGCCAAGGACGGGCGGGTGGTCTGGTTTTCCACCAACGGCATCCCCCTGCTGGATGACGACGGCGCGCTGCGCGGGTATTGCGGCTCCGATCGCGACATCACCGCGCAGCACCTGGCGCAGGAAGCGCTCAAGCGGCAGTCTGCCCTGATTAATTCCCTCCTGGATTCAGATCCTGACATCGTTTTTTTCAAGAATACCGAGGGGGTTTACCTGGGCTGCAATCCCGCCTTCGTCGAGTTCGTGGGGCGGACAAAGAACGAGATTGTCGGGAAGACCGACTACGATCTCTTTGACAAGCAGGTTGCCGATTCGTTCCGGGAAAATGACCTTCAGATGTTGGCGGAGCGCAAGCCCCGGCACAATGAGGAATGGGTCACCTATCCCGATGGCCGGAAAGCATTGCTGGACACCCTCAAGACGCACTATTGGGGCCAGAACGGAGAACTCATCGGCGTGCTCGGCATCAGCCGCGATATCACTGAGCGCAAGCAGGCGGAAAAAGAGCGGGCACAGATGCAGGCGCAACTCATCCAGGCGCAGAAGTTGGAGTCCATCGGCACGCTCGCCGCCGGGGTGGCGCACGAGATCAACAATCCGATCATGGGCATCATGGGCTATGCGCAACTGATTCTGGATAAACTTGGTCCTGATAGCCCGGTTGCGGACTATGCAACTGAGATCAACAGGGAGACCGAACGCATCGCCACGATCGTGAAGAATCTCCTCTCCTTCGCCTGCCTGGACACAAAGAGCAGCAGTTCGGCGAGCCTCCCTGAGATCGTCGAAACCACCCTGTCGCTGATTCGGGCCGTCCTGCGCCACGACCAGATCACGCTGGAGGTGGATGTGCCCCCCGACCTGCCCGAGATCCGGTGCCGCCCCCGGCAGATTCAGCAGGTCATCATGAACCTGTTGACCAACGCGCGCGACGCGCTGAACCAGAAGTATCCGGGGCATGATGCGAACAAGTTGATCACCATCAGCGCCAGGGAAGTGACAAGGGCCGGTGGACAAGGGCGAGAAACGGCTTCCCCTCGAGAGCGCTGGCTGCGCCTCACCTTTGAAGACCACGGGCCGGGTATCCCGAAGGAGCTGCGCGCCCGCATCTTCGAGCCGTTCTTTACGACAAAACCACGCGACAAAGGCACGGGACTGGGGCTTTCCGTCAGCTACGGCATCGTCAAAGACCACGGCGGCCTGTTGAGCGTCAAGAGCGAGGTGGGGCAGTGGACCCGGGTTCATATGGAACTGCCGGTAGCGCCGGAACCGACGGACATGATCAGAAACGAGGTCGCTAAAGCAATATGA
- a CDS encoding PAS domain S-box protein: protein MSELENLNFRNQAAAKVLADAKEAAAKVLASAKEAAAKVLAEAKDAAVKVLANVPNDQAQADPQESAVRATELVLAAATKASDIVLAAADKAAEALRRTEKSRYEINERNTAIIQTAMDGFFVIDLRGHLLEVNETFCLMTGYSQQELLTMSIPDLDSIETAEDAAVHIRKITMQGSDRFETRQRCKDGTSIDVEVSAQYRDIAGGLVVVFARDITKTKVMVGELKASEAWLRDMMANMTDWAWEVDANGLYTYIAPKGVEVLGVTCETVIGKSPFDFMPPREAKRVATIFAEIVAKKAPIKDLENWCIGQDNESVCLLTNGVPLLDEAGNLKGYRGVDKNITERKKAEQFLRESEELLREAQDIANLGSYELNIATGVWRCSEGMDRVFGIDPTYERSVAGWGNIIHPDERAMMLDYFNIEVIGHKQRFDKEYRIVRQNDQAIRWVHGMGKLGLDARGSILTMKGTIQDITERKLTEVKHEELESQLRQAHKMEAVGQLAGGVAHDFNNMLGVILGHAELAMEQIDSSFSIYKDLTEIVKAAQRSADLTRQLLTFARKQVIAPKVIDVNMILAGAAKMLQRLTGENVSYILNPAANLWKIKMDPSQLEHVLANLCVNARDAITDIGNIVIETGNCTFDKEYCADHPLFVPGAFVRIAVSDNGCGMDQETLSRIFEPFYTTKGVGKGTGLGLAMVYGAVQQSNGFINVVSKLGQGATFELYLPRHTGEDGQENAQCAVKRSLSSAKTILLVEDEPGMLNLLKIMLEQQGHLVFAADTPRKAILTAKDYSGLIDLIITDVVMPEMNGVELVKQLLSLYPRLKYLFMSGYTANMIVQHGVLEDGIHLLQKPFSKEKLIAKMKEVFESK, encoded by the coding sequence ATGAGTGAACTTGAAAACCTGAATTTCAGAAATCAAGCTGCTGCCAAGGTACTTGCCGATGCCAAGGAAGCCGCCGCCAAGGTCCTTGCCTCCGCCAAGGAGGCCGCCGCCAAAGTTCTTGCCGAAGCCAAGGACGCCGCCGTCAAGGTGTTGGCCAACGTCCCCAATGACCAAGCGCAGGCTGATCCTCAAGAATCCGCGGTCAGAGCTACTGAATTAGTACTCGCGGCCGCTACTAAAGCTTCTGATATAGTACTCGCCGCCGCTGACAAAGCAGCCGAAGCGCTGAGGCGGACTGAAAAGAGTCGCTATGAGATCAACGAGCGAAATACCGCAATCATCCAGACCGCTATGGATGGCTTCTTCGTTATAGATCTGCGGGGACATCTCCTGGAAGTAAATGAGACATTCTGCCTGATGACTGGATACAGCCAACAGGAACTGCTGACCATGAGCATTCCCGATCTGGATTCAATCGAAACAGCCGAGGACGCCGCCGTTCACATCCGGAAAATCACAATGCAGGGGTCGGACCGTTTCGAGACCCGGCAACGATGTAAGGACGGAACCAGTATTGATGTTGAAGTCAGTGCGCAGTATCGGGACATTGCAGGGGGGCTGGTGGTGGTATTTGCCCGGGACATCACGAAAACCAAGGTGATGGTAGGCGAATTGAAAGCTAGCGAAGCGTGGCTAAGAGATATGATGGCCAACATGACGGATTGGGCGTGGGAGGTGGATGCCAATGGCCTCTATACCTATATCGCGCCAAAGGGCGTTGAAGTGCTTGGAGTGACCTGTGAAACTGTTATCGGGAAATCCCCGTTTGACTTTATGCCGCCCCGTGAGGCCAAAAGAGTGGCAACTATATTTGCCGAGATAGTGGCGAAGAAGGCACCCATAAAGGATTTGGAAAATTGGTGTATCGGGCAGGATAACGAGAGCGTGTGCCTGCTCACCAATGGGGTCCCGCTCCTTGATGAAGCCGGGAATCTCAAAGGTTACCGTGGCGTGGACAAGAACATCACTGAGCGCAAAAAAGCCGAGCAATTCCTGCGTGAGAGCGAAGAACTGCTGAGGGAGGCACAGGATATTGCGAATTTGGGAAGTTATGAGCTGAATATCGCCACTGGAGTATGGAGATGTTCCGAAGGCATGGATCGGGTTTTCGGGATTGACCCGACATACGAGCGGTCTGTAGCGGGATGGGGCAATATCATTCATCCTGATGAACGTGCCATGATGCTGGACTACTTCAATATCGAGGTCATCGGCCATAAACAGAGGTTCGACAAGGAATATCGTATTGTCAGACAGAATGACCAGGCGATACGCTGGGTGCATGGAATGGGGAAACTGGGATTAGATGCCCGCGGATCAATTCTGACCATGAAGGGCACCATCCAGGACATAACAGAACGTAAGCTGACAGAAGTGAAACATGAAGAACTCGAATCCCAGCTTCGCCAGGCCCATAAAATGGAAGCTGTGGGGCAGTTGGCTGGGGGGGTGGCCCATGATTTCAATAACATGTTGGGTGTGATTCTCGGTCATGCTGAATTGGCTATGGAGCAAATCGATTCATCATTTTCGATCTATAAAGACTTGACGGAAATTGTCAAGGCGGCGCAGCGATCTGCCGACCTTACCCGCCAACTGCTGACCTTTGCCCGTAAGCAGGTCATCGCTCCAAAAGTAATAGACGTTAATATGATTCTGGCGGGTGCCGCCAAGATGTTGCAGCGGCTTACAGGGGAGAATGTCAGCTATATTTTAAACCCCGCTGCTAATTTGTGGAAAATCAAGATGGACCCGTCCCAACTTGAACACGTTCTGGCAAACCTGTGCGTCAATGCAAGAGATGCCATTACGGATATCGGCAATATTGTCATTGAGACGGGAAATTGCACCTTTGACAAAGAGTACTGCGCTGACCATCCGCTTTTTGTGCCGGGAGCGTTTGTGCGGATCGCCGTTAGTGATAACGGATGTGGTATGGATCAAGAAACGCTTTCCCGAATCTTTGAGCCATTTTATACGACCAAAGGAGTCGGCAAAGGTACTGGACTTGGGTTGGCTATGGTATATGGCGCCGTACAGCAGAGTAATGGGTTCATTAATGTCGTGAGCAAGCTTGGACAAGGCGCCACCTTTGAACTCTATCTGCCGCGCCATACTGGTGAAGACGGACAGGAAAATGCGCAATGTGCGGTGAAACGGTCCCTTTCCAGTGCAAAGACCATCCTGTTAGTTGAGGATGAGCCGGGAATGTTGAATTTGCTCAAGATCATGCTCGAACAGCAGGGGCATCTTGTCTTTGCCGCAGATACCCCAAGGAAAGCCATACTCACAGCTAAGGACTATTCGGGCTTGATAGACCTGATCATAACCGATGTTGTTATGCCTGAAATGAATGGCGTAGAACTGGTTAAGCAACTGCTATCGCTCTATCCCCGGCTCAAGTACCTTTTTATGTCAGGTTATACCGCTAACATGATTGTCCAGCATGGTGTATTGGAGGACGGGATCCATCTGCTCCAAAAACCATTCTCCAAGGAAAAACTTATCGCCAAAATGAAAGAAGTTTTCGAAAGTAAATAG